The following coding sequences lie in one Phragmites australis chromosome 8, lpPhrAust1.1, whole genome shotgun sequence genomic window:
- the LOC133926457 gene encoding uncharacterized protein LOC133926457 isoform X3, with the protein MEPYFREFTAEDFEELVTKLQFSSSQIDPCFLVPVVGSGKELGENLDPSHASVSNDSLDLNLNLGKHNEELESNKVQDMLESSNYIGGSVELVSKDESNKENCDQDMQEVIVQHEEQPIEIVLDQGRTDSLVLPGCREDTRPSLNWLLGARGRFVLTSERPNKKRKLLGADAGLEQLVLLPSLEGEAGSICDVCCLGESGMASNMMLHCKNCEISVHQKCYGVHVVPDRFWFCVWCNRNIGMPRRLTRSDACRTVLMPCVLCPKEKGALKPVKRDPGPSADGGNQEFVHLFCSLWRPEFLVEDMESMEPVTNIVDTQENQTKLVCSLCKVMHGACVRCSHGTCRTSFHPICARESMLQLEIWGKFGHDNVEMRAFCAKHSAVRGISSIQNNKNAFEQESTQVDLHDGKLVTGKEQQVRFTRSNKDKFNDTITTSSSCSLNKVQTMEMATSPSTVGSIENRETQSVDIVVDQPMGDGNLMSNAGDVSGVLRKLVDQGKVSVGDIESELGLRSESLEAALEPETTAFSPGLRLKIIKWLQNSVHVPSVQVKPLKDGSLSPQGTLLRSESTNLTNAKLCSGEEDGISSFDHRFPQDDNDNKGWNDLLRNGFHSCRDSDVDQIPGRRLLNIDGYHCYIHPFIEERLQDLWGNYFEQNKEANNYHAKLGLLADIAAVDQIHKTKSSGILEHSPDDEIEGEIVYLQSILFNDVVSMKQRYEDWILKVVQNISWELDSFNKRKWDHIIVNQFLRDLREAKKRGNAERRHKEALAILAATAPSVASTSRNATVRKELENNVTSAKQESMPKTNVGSSRVSQLSSLPQAKDVSISNNKVSEDTNFGIFDLAKFSKKSALPCDICLRCDTVLNRIFVCSSCKQAAVHLDCYKSLQYPTGPWKCEFCQELPSDSAISGNQSNCSGAKVCLVQCGLCYGTSGAFRKTLKGQWVHAFCAEWLLETTFKRGQPNAVNRMEGLRKDKETCSICNRNLGACLKCSTADCQITFHPLCARDAGLYMNTKRIGNVLQHEAYCGKHSIEQRKAYRQQYGPEEVKSMKRMRVELELLRFLCERIVRREKVKKDLVVCEHDVLAARRISAASSIWSSYYASGPGVSSESATTSVNNKSYSGAMQRSDDVTVDSSITRKHTVRFSLHNRDADRNTADSSTSTISYKRKLDDGESLTFKNFPEKPATALLESEDVEKKSTDKKHRETYQKELVMTSDQALLKNKSLPERYVYTRRSSQSKRKLCNQHVAEGPGG; encoded by the exons ATGGAGCCGTATTTCCGTGAGTTTACAGCGGAGGATTTCGAGGAATTAGTGACGAAGCTGCAATTCAGTTCTAGCCAGATTGACCCATGTTTCCTTGTACCGGTTGTGGGCAGTGGCAAGGAATTAGGGGAGAATCTCGACCCGTCCCATGCTTCTGTGTCCAATGACAGCTTggatttgaacttgaatttgGGCAAGCATAACGAGGAGTTGGAGAGTAACAAAGTGCAGGATATGCTGGAGAGCTCGAATTATATTGGAGGCAGCGTGGAGCTGGTTAGTAAAGATGAGAGTAACAAAGAGAATTGTGATCAGGATATGCAGGAGGTGATTGTGCAGCATGAGGAGCAGCCGATTGAAATTGTACTAGATCAAGGCAGGACCGATAGCCTTGTTTTACCAGGATGCAGAGAGGATACAAGACCTTCTTTGAATTGGCTACTAGGAGCAAGGGGGCGGTTTGTGCTCACTTCAGAGCGCCCaaacaagaagaggaagctcTTGGGTGCGGATGCTGGGTTAGAGCAGCTTGTGCTGCTGCCATCCTTGGAAGGCGAGGCTGGTTCAATCTGTGATGTATGTTGTTTGGGAGAAAGTGGCATGGCGTCCAACATGATGCTTCATTGCAAGAACTGTGAGATATCTGTGCACCAGAAGTGTTACGGCGTGCATGTGGTGCCAGATCGCTTCTGGTTTTGTGTTTGGTGCAATCGGAATATTGGGATGCCACGGAGGTTGACACGGAGCGATGCTTGCAGGACTGTATTAATGCCTTGTGTGCTATGTCCAAAGGAGAAAGGCGCTTTGAAACCTGTAAAAAGGGATCCTGGTCCATCTGCAGACGGAGGAAACCAAGAATTTGTACATTTATTTTGTAGTCTTTGGAGACCGGAGTTTCTTGTAGAAGACATGGAATCAATGGAACCTGTCACCAATATAGTAGATACCCAAGAGAATCAGACAAAATTGGTGTGCAGCCTTTGCAAGGTCATGCATGGTGCATGTGTCCGCTGTAGCCATG GAACATGCAGGACTTCCTTCCATCCTATATGTGCAAGAGAGTCGATGCTTCAGTTGGAGATATGGGGGAAGTTTGGCCATGATAAT GTTGAGATGCGAGCATTTTGTGCAAAACATTCTGCAGTCAGAGGCATTAGCTCCATACAGAACAACAAAAATGCCTTTGAACAGGAGTCGACACAAGTTGACCTGCATGATGGAAAACTTGTCACTGGGAAGGAACAGCAAGTGAGATTTACACGCAGTAATAAGGACAAATTTAATGACACAATCACAACTTCTAGTTCTTGTAGCCTAAACAAAGTACAGACAATGGAAATGGCTACCTCTCCGTCGACTGTTGGAAGCATAGAAAATCGAGAAACTCAAAGCGTCGATATTGTTGTTGACCAACCTATGGGAGATGGGAATCTTATGAGCAATGCTGGAGATGTTTCCGGAGTTCTTAGAAAG CTAGTTGACCAAGGAAAGGTTAGTGTTGGTGATATAGAATCAGAACTAGGTCTTCGTTCAGAATCATTGGAGGCTGCTCTTGAG CCTGAAACCACCGCCTTCTCCCCTGGTCTGAGGTTGAAAATCATCAAGTGGCTGCAAAACTCCGTGCATGTGCCTTCTGTTCAAGTGAAGCCTCTTAAAGATGGTTCTTTGTCACCACAAG GTACATTGCTTAGAAGTGAAAGTACAAACTTAACAAATGCCAAACTTTGCTCAGGAGAGGAGGATGGTATATCTTCATTTGATCATCGTTTTCCCCAGGatgataatgataataaaggctGGAATGATTTACTACGAAATGGCTTTCACAGTTGTCGCGATTCTGATGTAGATCAGATTCCTGGCCGGCGTTTGCTCAA CATTGATGGTTACCACTGCTATATTCATCCATTCATTGAGGAAAGATTGCAAGATTTGTGGGGTAATTATTTCGAGCAAAATAAAGAGGCAAATAATTATCATG CAAAACTTGGGCTATTAGCAGACATAGCTGCTGTGGATCAAATTCATAAAACAAAATCATCAGGTATCCTGGAGCATTCACCCGATGATGAAATAGAAGGGGAAATTGTTTATTTACAATCCATCCTATTCAATGATGTTGTTTCTATGAAGCAGAGATATG AAGATTGGATACTCAAGGTTGTCCAGAATATTTCTTGGGAGTTGGATTCTTTCAATAAAAGAAAATGGGACCATATCATTGTGAATCAGTTCCTTCGTGATTTGAGGGAAGCTAAGAAACGGGGGAATgcagagaggagacacaaggaAGCTCTAGCTATCCTAGCTGCAACTGCACCTTCTGTTGCATCCACCTCACGAAATGCAACAGTGAGGAAAGAGCTAGAAAACAACGTTACATCTGCTAAACAAGAG AGTATGCCCAAAACCAATGTTGGGTCTTCAAGAGTTAGCCAACTGTCTTCGTTGCCACAAGCAAAGGATGTATCAATTTCTAATAACAAAGTCTCAGAAGATACTAACTTTGGCATTTTTGATCTGGCAAAATTCTCCAAGAAAAGTGCTCTTCCCTGTGATATATGCTTGAGATGTGACACTGTATTGAATCGAATTTTTGTCTGCTCCAGCTGCAAG CAGGCTGCTGTCCACTTAGATTGCTACAAGAGCCTGCAGTATCCCACAGGCCCCTGGAAGTGTGAATTTTGCCAAGAGTTGCCATCGGATTCTGCTATATCTGGCAATCAATCTAATTGCAGTGGTGCAAAAGTATGCTTGGTGCAGTGTGGTTTGTGCTATGGAACATCTGGCGCTTTTAGAAAGACTCTGAAGGGGCAATGGGTTCATGCTTTCTGTGCTGAG TGGCTGTTGGAGACCACATTCAAAAGAGGGCAACCTAATGCAGTCAACAGAATG GAGGGCCTTCGCAAGGATAAAGAGACATGCTCTATCTGCAACCGCAATCTTGGCGCATGCTTGAag TGCAGTACTGCAGACTGTCAAATTACTTTCCATCCTTTGTGCGCTAGGGATGCTGGTCTTTACATGAATACAAAAAGAATTGGTAATGTGTTACAACATGAAGCATACTGTGGCAAACACAGTATCGAGCAAAGAAAG GCTTATCGTCAACAATATGGACCAGAGGAGGTCAAGAGCATGAAACGAATGAGG GTTGAATTGGAACTATTACGCTTCCTTTGTGAGAGGATTGTTAGAAGAGAAAAAGTGAAG AAAGATTTGGTTGTGTGCGAACATGACGTACTTGCTGCAAGAAGGATCTCTGCTGCCTCTTCTATTTGGTCTTCTTATTATGCATCTGGACCTGGAGTGAGTTCAGAATCTGCCACTACTTCTGTTAATAACAAATCATATAGTGGAGCGATGCAAAGATCTGATGATGTCACAGTGGACAGTAGTATTACTAGGAAACATACTGTCAGGTTTTCTCTGCATAACAGGGACGCTGATAGGAACACAGCTGACAGTTCAACATCAACAATATCGTATAAGCGGAAGTTGGATGATGGGGAATCACTTACATTTAAGAATTTTCCAGAAAAACCAGCTACTGCCTTGCTGGAGTCAGAAGATGTTGAAAAGAAATCGACAGATAAAAAG CATAGAGAAACATATCAAAAGGAGCTTGTTATGACATCTGACCAAGCTCTGTTGAAGAACAAGAGCCTTCCGGAGAGATATGTTTATACTCGCCGGAGCTCCCAGTCCAAAAGGAAGCTATGTAATCAGCATGTAGCAGAAGGGCCCGGTGGATAG
- the LOC133926457 gene encoding uncharacterized protein LOC133926457 isoform X1 encodes MEPYFREFTAEDFEELVTKLQFSSSQIDPCFLVPVVGSGKELGENLDPSHASVSNDSLDLNLNLGKHNEELESNKVQDMLESSNYIGGSVELVSKDESNKENCDQDMQEVIVQHEEQPIEIVLDQGRTDSLVLPGCREDTRPSLNWLLGARGRFVLTSERPNKKRKLLGADAGLEQLVLLPSLEGEAGSICDVCCLGESGMASNMMLHCKNCEISVHQKCYGVHVVPDRFWFCVWCNRNIGMPRRLTRSDACRTVLMPCVLCPKEKGALKPVKRDPGPSADGGNQEFVHLFCSLWRPEFLVEDMESMEPVTNIVDTQENQTKLVCSLCKVMHGACVRCSHGTCRTSFHPICARESMLQLEIWGKFGHDNVEMRAFCAKHSAVRGISSIQNNKNAFEQESTQVDLHDGKLVTGKEQQVRFTRSNKDKFNDTITTSSSCSLNKVQTMEMATSPSTVGSIENRETQSVDIVVDQPMGDGNLMSNAGDVSGVLRKLVDQGKVSVGDIESELGLRSESLEAALEPETTAFSPGLRLKIIKWLQNSVHVPSVQVKPLKDGSLSPQGTLLRSESTNLTNAKLCSGEEDGISSFDHRFPQDDNDNKGWNDLLRNGFHSCRDSDVDQIPGRRLLNIDGYHCYIHPFIEERLQDLWGNYFEQNKEANNYHEKLSCPHGVSAAKLGLLADIAAVDQIHKTKSSGILEHSPDDEIEGEIVYLQSILFNDVVSMKQRYEDWILKVVQNISWELDSFNKRKWDHIIVNQFLRDLREAKKRGNAERRHKEALAILAATAPSVASTSRNATVRKELENNVTSAKQESMPKTNVGSSRVSQLSSLPQAKDVSISNNKVSEDTNFGIFDLAKFSKKSALPCDICLRCDTVLNRIFVCSSCKAAVHLDCYKSLQYPTGPWKCEFCQELPSDSAISGNQSNCSGAKVCLVQCGLCYGTSGAFRKTLKGQWVHAFCAEWLLETTFKRGQPNAVNRMEGLRKDKETCSICNRNLGACLKCSTADCQITFHPLCARDAGLYMNTKRIGNVLQHEAYCGKHSIEQRKAYRQQYGPEEVKSMKRMRVELELLRFLCERIVRREKVKKDLVVCEHDVLAARRISAASSIWSSYYASGPGVSSESATTSVNNKSYSGAMQRSDDVTVDSSITRKHTVRFSLHNRDADRNTADSSTSTISYKRKLDDGESLTFKNFPEKPATALLESEDVEKKSTDKKHRETYQKELVMTSDQALLKNKSLPERYVYTRRSSQSKRKLCNQHVAEGPGG; translated from the exons ATGGAGCCGTATTTCCGTGAGTTTACAGCGGAGGATTTCGAGGAATTAGTGACGAAGCTGCAATTCAGTTCTAGCCAGATTGACCCATGTTTCCTTGTACCGGTTGTGGGCAGTGGCAAGGAATTAGGGGAGAATCTCGACCCGTCCCATGCTTCTGTGTCCAATGACAGCTTggatttgaacttgaatttgGGCAAGCATAACGAGGAGTTGGAGAGTAACAAAGTGCAGGATATGCTGGAGAGCTCGAATTATATTGGAGGCAGCGTGGAGCTGGTTAGTAAAGATGAGAGTAACAAAGAGAATTGTGATCAGGATATGCAGGAGGTGATTGTGCAGCATGAGGAGCAGCCGATTGAAATTGTACTAGATCAAGGCAGGACCGATAGCCTTGTTTTACCAGGATGCAGAGAGGATACAAGACCTTCTTTGAATTGGCTACTAGGAGCAAGGGGGCGGTTTGTGCTCACTTCAGAGCGCCCaaacaagaagaggaagctcTTGGGTGCGGATGCTGGGTTAGAGCAGCTTGTGCTGCTGCCATCCTTGGAAGGCGAGGCTGGTTCAATCTGTGATGTATGTTGTTTGGGAGAAAGTGGCATGGCGTCCAACATGATGCTTCATTGCAAGAACTGTGAGATATCTGTGCACCAGAAGTGTTACGGCGTGCATGTGGTGCCAGATCGCTTCTGGTTTTGTGTTTGGTGCAATCGGAATATTGGGATGCCACGGAGGTTGACACGGAGCGATGCTTGCAGGACTGTATTAATGCCTTGTGTGCTATGTCCAAAGGAGAAAGGCGCTTTGAAACCTGTAAAAAGGGATCCTGGTCCATCTGCAGACGGAGGAAACCAAGAATTTGTACATTTATTTTGTAGTCTTTGGAGACCGGAGTTTCTTGTAGAAGACATGGAATCAATGGAACCTGTCACCAATATAGTAGATACCCAAGAGAATCAGACAAAATTGGTGTGCAGCCTTTGCAAGGTCATGCATGGTGCATGTGTCCGCTGTAGCCATG GAACATGCAGGACTTCCTTCCATCCTATATGTGCAAGAGAGTCGATGCTTCAGTTGGAGATATGGGGGAAGTTTGGCCATGATAAT GTTGAGATGCGAGCATTTTGTGCAAAACATTCTGCAGTCAGAGGCATTAGCTCCATACAGAACAACAAAAATGCCTTTGAACAGGAGTCGACACAAGTTGACCTGCATGATGGAAAACTTGTCACTGGGAAGGAACAGCAAGTGAGATTTACACGCAGTAATAAGGACAAATTTAATGACACAATCACAACTTCTAGTTCTTGTAGCCTAAACAAAGTACAGACAATGGAAATGGCTACCTCTCCGTCGACTGTTGGAAGCATAGAAAATCGAGAAACTCAAAGCGTCGATATTGTTGTTGACCAACCTATGGGAGATGGGAATCTTATGAGCAATGCTGGAGATGTTTCCGGAGTTCTTAGAAAG CTAGTTGACCAAGGAAAGGTTAGTGTTGGTGATATAGAATCAGAACTAGGTCTTCGTTCAGAATCATTGGAGGCTGCTCTTGAG CCTGAAACCACCGCCTTCTCCCCTGGTCTGAGGTTGAAAATCATCAAGTGGCTGCAAAACTCCGTGCATGTGCCTTCTGTTCAAGTGAAGCCTCTTAAAGATGGTTCTTTGTCACCACAAG GTACATTGCTTAGAAGTGAAAGTACAAACTTAACAAATGCCAAACTTTGCTCAGGAGAGGAGGATGGTATATCTTCATTTGATCATCGTTTTCCCCAGGatgataatgataataaaggctGGAATGATTTACTACGAAATGGCTTTCACAGTTGTCGCGATTCTGATGTAGATCAGATTCCTGGCCGGCGTTTGCTCAA CATTGATGGTTACCACTGCTATATTCATCCATTCATTGAGGAAAGATTGCAAGATTTGTGGGGTAATTATTTCGAGCAAAATAAAGAGGCAAATAATTATCATG AAAAATTATCTTGTCCCCATGGTGTTTCAGCAGCAAAACTTGGGCTATTAGCAGACATAGCTGCTGTGGATCAAATTCATAAAACAAAATCATCAGGTATCCTGGAGCATTCACCCGATGATGAAATAGAAGGGGAAATTGTTTATTTACAATCCATCCTATTCAATGATGTTGTTTCTATGAAGCAGAGATATG AAGATTGGATACTCAAGGTTGTCCAGAATATTTCTTGGGAGTTGGATTCTTTCAATAAAAGAAAATGGGACCATATCATTGTGAATCAGTTCCTTCGTGATTTGAGGGAAGCTAAGAAACGGGGGAATgcagagaggagacacaaggaAGCTCTAGCTATCCTAGCTGCAACTGCACCTTCTGTTGCATCCACCTCACGAAATGCAACAGTGAGGAAAGAGCTAGAAAACAACGTTACATCTGCTAAACAAGAG AGTATGCCCAAAACCAATGTTGGGTCTTCAAGAGTTAGCCAACTGTCTTCGTTGCCACAAGCAAAGGATGTATCAATTTCTAATAACAAAGTCTCAGAAGATACTAACTTTGGCATTTTTGATCTGGCAAAATTCTCCAAGAAAAGTGCTCTTCCCTGTGATATATGCTTGAGATGTGACACTGTATTGAATCGAATTTTTGTCTGCTCCAGCTGCAAG GCTGCTGTCCACTTAGATTGCTACAAGAGCCTGCAGTATCCCACAGGCCCCTGGAAGTGTGAATTTTGCCAAGAGTTGCCATCGGATTCTGCTATATCTGGCAATCAATCTAATTGCAGTGGTGCAAAAGTATGCTTGGTGCAGTGTGGTTTGTGCTATGGAACATCTGGCGCTTTTAGAAAGACTCTGAAGGGGCAATGGGTTCATGCTTTCTGTGCTGAG TGGCTGTTGGAGACCACATTCAAAAGAGGGCAACCTAATGCAGTCAACAGAATG GAGGGCCTTCGCAAGGATAAAGAGACATGCTCTATCTGCAACCGCAATCTTGGCGCATGCTTGAag TGCAGTACTGCAGACTGTCAAATTACTTTCCATCCTTTGTGCGCTAGGGATGCTGGTCTTTACATGAATACAAAAAGAATTGGTAATGTGTTACAACATGAAGCATACTGTGGCAAACACAGTATCGAGCAAAGAAAG GCTTATCGTCAACAATATGGACCAGAGGAGGTCAAGAGCATGAAACGAATGAGG GTTGAATTGGAACTATTACGCTTCCTTTGTGAGAGGATTGTTAGAAGAGAAAAAGTGAAG AAAGATTTGGTTGTGTGCGAACATGACGTACTTGCTGCAAGAAGGATCTCTGCTGCCTCTTCTATTTGGTCTTCTTATTATGCATCTGGACCTGGAGTGAGTTCAGAATCTGCCACTACTTCTGTTAATAACAAATCATATAGTGGAGCGATGCAAAGATCTGATGATGTCACAGTGGACAGTAGTATTACTAGGAAACATACTGTCAGGTTTTCTCTGCATAACAGGGACGCTGATAGGAACACAGCTGACAGTTCAACATCAACAATATCGTATAAGCGGAAGTTGGATGATGGGGAATCACTTACATTTAAGAATTTTCCAGAAAAACCAGCTACTGCCTTGCTGGAGTCAGAAGATGTTGAAAAGAAATCGACAGATAAAAAG CATAGAGAAACATATCAAAAGGAGCTTGTTATGACATCTGACCAAGCTCTGTTGAAGAACAAGAGCCTTCCGGAGAGATATGTTTATACTCGCCGGAGCTCCCAGTCCAAAAGGAAGCTATGTAATCAGCATGTAGCAGAAGGGCCCGGTGGATAG